From a single Loigolactobacillus coryniformis subsp. coryniformis KCTC 3167 = DSM 20001 genomic region:
- the cas9 gene encoding type II CRISPR RNA-guided endonuclease Cas9 (Cas9, originally named Csn1, is the large, multifunctional signature protein of type II CRISPR/Cas systems. It is well known even to general audiences because its RNA-guided endonuclease activity has made it a popular tool for custom editing of eukaryotic genomes.), with protein MTLHYNVGLDIGTNSVGYTIVDDNGKILQVKGKNGYGVRVFKEGATAAERRIFRTTHRRLKRRKWRLRLLQDFFEPYILPQDDGFFIRRKESNLVLNDRDEDTASLFNDRSDRDFYQAYPTIYHLRQALMTEKRQFDVREIYLAMHHIIKYRGHFLLNGTVNNFTNNKIDLHSDFEELNALLLNVIPELKFQIDLDHSTMFQTTLLNTTISRSGRQRDLVKSFYNGSDDKQLAKQQKSVATELLKAILGLKAKFHKLFNLDLLETTEWEFSFDAEDIDDKLAKLEPLMTENQQQVMDILQRIFAAITLNGIVPEGKTLSASKVDSYQKHKQDLKLLKAIAQHSDKKTATVLQTAYNEYINGIASKPLKQEDFYKRLTNAVKKSSDPQVADMLALIDQEKFLPKQRTKENGAIPHQLHQLELERIIDNQKDYYPWLAELNPNQARQKVAKYKLSELVAFRVPYYVGPLIEPEVQQATSNAHFAWMARKEAGPITPWNFDQKVDRNVSAERFIKRMTTKDTYLLAEDVLPLHSLLYQRFIVLNELNNVRVNGQKLTKKQKQAVYQDLFKRQPHVTKKQFKSYLVQTGEFAESSKIEGLANETSFNSGLTTENELRKIFGAQLDEARYQVDFEQIIEWATLFEDAKILRTKLAEITWLTTEQIEKLAGIRYRGWGRFSRKLLAGLRDQNGQQIIDLLWDTPNNFMVIVSQAAFSEAITKENEKLIDRRGAQDVITDLYTSPQNKKALRQVLAIVADVQKAMGGVPPQRIFIEFAREDEKNPRRSVERSRQLEKLYQTISNEFLINSEVRQELKEAVDQKVNFKDRLFLYFLQGGVDLYSGKRINIDQLSHYDIDHILPQSFIKDDSLDNRVLVSQKLNRSKSDSVPLSEFANYKFGPAMQAKWLQLKEAGLLSKRKYDNLTLDPTKLSKFAPLGFVNRQLVETRQVIKLAANLLASEETKVVTIKANMTHQVRKELDFPKNRNVNNYHHAFDAYLTAFVGIFLSKRYPKLKPYFTYGDFQKGNKLPDLKNFNFLYELKNKDRSIDSNTGEIIWDKQRDLAYMNKIYNFKKVTVVHEVLTKSGALYNQTLYKASEDKASGRGTKQLIRKKDNMPTELYGGYTGSTSAFMSIVRLWKKDKPYYKVVGIPTRMAAKLANQAQLLDYLTKKFTTRKLVKKTGDYKTTVERFELVVPKVGFNQLVIDGGQPFMLGSATYQYNARELFISKEAVKALNKQLSTHVDLVQVFDEILVQVNRWFPLYDTNGFREKLSHGRDRFMKLNDSFEEKSDTQIDVLNRILIGFHANAARTNLKILGLGTDLGFMTQQAGIRLTEKAILVHQSPSGLFERKVALRDLKGLR; from the coding sequence ATGACGCTACACTATAATGTTGGACTTGATATTGGGACCAATTCAGTTGGATATACGATTGTTGATGACAATGGTAAGATTTTACAGGTCAAAGGAAAAAACGGTTATGGCGTTCGTGTCTTTAAAGAAGGCGCAACTGCCGCAGAACGACGAATTTTTCGAACAACCCATCGACGTTTAAAGCGTCGTAAATGGCGATTACGCCTATTACAGGATTTTTTTGAGCCGTATATTCTACCGCAAGATGACGGATTCTTTATTCGTCGTAAAGAATCAAATTTAGTTTTAAATGACCGGGATGAAGATACAGCTTCTTTATTTAATGATCGAAGCGATCGGGATTTTTATCAAGCATATCCAACGATTTACCATTTACGCCAAGCATTAATGACTGAGAAGCGACAATTTGATGTACGTGAGATTTATCTGGCGATGCACCATATTATTAAATATCGTGGTCATTTTCTACTAAATGGAACGGTCAATAATTTTACGAATAATAAAATCGACTTACACAGTGATTTTGAAGAATTGAATGCGCTTTTACTTAATGTGATCCCTGAATTGAAATTTCAAATCGACTTGGATCATAGTACAATGTTCCAAACAACCTTATTGAATACGACAATCTCACGTTCGGGGCGGCAGCGTGATTTAGTTAAGTCATTTTATAACGGTTCGGATGATAAGCAATTGGCTAAGCAACAAAAAAGTGTTGCGACTGAATTATTGAAAGCAATCCTCGGTTTGAAAGCAAAATTTCATAAACTATTTAATTTAGATTTATTGGAAACGACTGAGTGGGAATTCTCTTTTGATGCGGAGGATATTGATGATAAGCTAGCTAAGCTGGAACCGTTGATGACTGAAAATCAGCAGCAAGTTATGGATATTTTACAACGGATTTTTGCGGCAATTACCCTAAATGGTATTGTTCCTGAAGGTAAAACATTATCAGCATCTAAGGTAGATAGCTACCAGAAGCATAAGCAAGATTTAAAATTACTAAAGGCGATTGCTCAGCATAGTGATAAAAAGACTGCGACAGTGTTACAAACAGCTTATAATGAGTACATTAATGGTATTGCCAGCAAGCCACTTAAACAGGAAGATTTTTATAAGCGGTTGACCAATGCGGTTAAAAAGAGCAGTGATCCACAGGTGGCAGATATGTTGGCGTTGATCGATCAAGAAAAATTCTTGCCGAAGCAGCGGACTAAAGAAAATGGGGCGATTCCGCATCAATTACATCAACTAGAGCTGGAACGGATTATTGATAATCAAAAAGACTACTATCCATGGTTGGCTGAGTTAAATCCTAATCAAGCACGGCAAAAGGTAGCTAAATATAAACTATCTGAATTAGTTGCTTTTCGGGTACCTTATTATGTTGGACCACTGATCGAACCTGAAGTTCAACAAGCAACATCTAATGCGCATTTTGCCTGGATGGCGCGCAAAGAAGCTGGACCGATCACACCATGGAACTTTGATCAAAAAGTCGACCGCAACGTTTCAGCTGAGCGCTTCATCAAAAGGATGACAACTAAAGATACCTATTTATTGGCTGAAGATGTATTACCATTACACAGCTTGTTATATCAACGTTTTATCGTATTGAATGAATTGAATAATGTACGGGTCAATGGTCAAAAATTAACTAAAAAACAAAAACAAGCTGTTTATCAAGATTTATTTAAACGGCAACCGCATGTGACGAAGAAACAATTTAAATCTTATTTAGTTCAGACTGGTGAATTTGCTGAGTCATCTAAAATTGAAGGGTTAGCTAACGAAACTAGCTTTAATAGTGGTTTGACGACTGAAAATGAGTTACGGAAAATTTTTGGTGCTCAATTAGATGAAGCACGCTATCAAGTGGATTTTGAACAAATAATCGAATGGGCGACTTTGTTTGAAGATGCGAAGATCCTCCGTACTAAATTAGCAGAGATTACTTGGTTAACAACAGAACAAATTGAAAAACTGGCTGGTATTCGTTATCGTGGCTGGGGACGTTTTTCGCGTAAATTATTAGCGGGGCTCCGTGATCAGAATGGTCAGCAGATCATTGATTTGTTATGGGATACACCAAATAATTTTATGGTTATTGTTAGTCAGGCAGCATTTAGTGAAGCAATTACTAAGGAAAATGAAAAGCTGATTGATCGGCGCGGTGCGCAAGATGTGATTACAGATTTATATACTTCACCCCAAAATAAAAAGGCTTTACGTCAGGTTTTAGCAATTGTAGCAGATGTTCAGAAGGCAATGGGTGGCGTACCACCGCAGCGGATCTTTATTGAATTTGCCCGCGAAGATGAGAAAAACCCACGCCGTTCGGTTGAACGTTCACGCCAGCTGGAAAAATTATATCAAACGATTAGTAACGAATTCTTGATCAATAGTGAAGTTCGCCAGGAATTAAAAGAAGCAGTCGACCAAAAAGTCAATTTTAAAGATCGTTTATTCTTGTATTTCTTACAAGGAGGGGTTGATTTGTACTCCGGTAAGCGAATTAACATTGATCAATTATCCCATTACGACATTGACCATATCTTACCGCAATCTTTCATTAAGGATGATTCACTAGATAATCGCGTACTGGTCTCGCAAAAGCTAAATCGCAGTAAATCTGATTCAGTGCCGCTATCAGAATTTGCAAATTATAAATTTGGACCAGCCATGCAAGCTAAATGGCTGCAGTTAAAGGAAGCCGGGTTACTTAGCAAGCGTAAGTATGATAATTTGACGCTTGATCCAACCAAATTAAGTAAATTTGCACCGCTGGGCTTTGTTAACCGTCAGCTAGTTGAAACGCGCCAAGTGATTAAGCTGGCGGCTAATTTGTTGGCAAGTGAAGAAACGAAAGTCGTAACCATCAAAGCGAATATGACCCATCAGGTACGTAAAGAGCTTGATTTTCCGAAAAATCGTAACGTGAACAACTATCATCATGCTTTTGATGCCTATCTAACTGCGTTTGTCGGCATCTTCTTGTCTAAACGTTATCCTAAGTTGAAACCGTATTTTACTTACGGTGATTTTCAAAAAGGAAATAAACTACCTGACCTCAAGAATTTTAATTTCTTGTACGAGCTAAAAAATAAGGACAGAAGTATAGATTCTAATACCGGTGAAATTATCTGGGATAAGCAGCGTGATCTGGCTTACATGAATAAAATCTATAACTTCAAAAAAGTAACGGTAGTGCATGAAGTCTTAACTAAATCCGGGGCACTATATAACCAGACACTTTACAAAGCCAGTGAAGATAAAGCTAGCGGACGTGGTACTAAACAGTTGATCCGGAAAAAAGATAACATGCCGACTGAACTTTATGGCGGCTATACCGGCTCAACTAGTGCGTTTATGAGTATTGTTCGTTTGTGGAAAAAGGATAAACCTTACTATAAAGTCGTTGGTATTCCAACTAGGATGGCAGCCAAATTAGCTAACCAAGCACAGTTGCTTGATTATTTGACTAAGAAATTTACCACACGCAAACTGGTTAAGAAAACTGGTGACTATAAAACAACAGTGGAACGTTTCGAATTGGTTGTGCCTAAGGTTGGTTTCAATCAGTTAGTTATTGATGGCGGGCAACCGTTTATGTTGGGGTCGGCAACTTATCAATATAATGCTCGTGAACTATTCATTTCTAAAGAAGCTGTCAAAGCGCTTAATAAGCAGCTATCTACGCATGTAGATTTAGTACAGGTATTTGATGAAATTTTAGTACAAGTTAATCGCTGGTTTCCACTTTATGATACTAATGGTTTCAGAGAGAAATTAAGTCATGGTAGAGATCGATTTATGAAATTAAATGATAGTTTTGAAGAGAAGAGCGACACACAGATAGATGTTTTAAATCGGATTTTAATTGGATTTCATGCCAATGCAGCTAGAACAAACTTAAAAATACTAGGATTGGGAACAGATTTAGGATTCATGACTCAACAAGCGGGGATTAGATTAACTGAAAAAGCAATATTAGTTCATCAATCTCCATCGGGTTTATTCGAAAGAAAGGTAGCTTTACGTGATCTTAAGGGTCTGCGCTAA
- the csn2 gene encoding type II-A CRISPR-associated protein Csn2 has protein sequence MKLIYYPFKSFTIDAGVPTILETDNHEVYRNLLINFTDMADNLNFSDDTLELISTTKALKWFGDASICTDLNKLFLPQLYKQIKLNLTAEQNRIITDQSRTLKNVVLEATYSLDLPLNIGDQIATEKVLKFCDLHFDTSLSTNCYGIIETILKTAKELNEQRILGFMNISDYLTLQELQDLFELIRTLDLTVLIIKFSENQRSVEFNNCRYYYIDQDYVDWRYE, from the coding sequence ATGAAATTAATTTATTACCCATTTAAATCTTTTACGATTGATGCTGGAGTACCAACTATTCTTGAGACTGATAATCATGAGGTCTATCGGAATTTGTTGATTAATTTTACGGATATGGCTGACAATCTTAATTTTAGTGATGATACTTTAGAACTCATCAGTACGACCAAAGCACTGAAGTGGTTTGGTGATGCTAGCATCTGCACTGACTTAAATAAATTGTTTCTGCCACAATTGTACAAGCAAATTAAATTAAATTTAACTGCTGAACAAAATCGAATTATTACGGATCAAAGCCGTACGCTAAAAAATGTAGTACTTGAAGCGACTTACTCGCTGGATCTACCGCTAAATATCGGCGACCAAATTGCAACTGAAAAAGTTTTAAAATTTTGCGATCTACACTTTGATACTTCTTTATCAACTAACTGTTATGGTATAATAGAGACAATTCTAAAAACAGCTAAAGAATTAAATGAACAGCGTATTTTAGGTTTTATGAACATTTCTGATTATCTTACATTACAAGAGTTACAAGATTTATTTGAGTTGATCAGAACATTGGATTTAACCGTTCTTATTATTAAATTCTCAGAAAATCAGAGGTCTGTAGAATTTAATAATTGCCGGTACTACTATATTGATCAGGATTACGTCGATTGGCGTTATGAGTGA
- a CDS encoding SDR family oxidoreductase has protein sequence MSNVLILGAAGKIARLAEQQLLAETDAQLTLYLRRPERLGNVAGNREKVIDGDTTKPEQLVAAMHGQDIVYANLAGANIEEQATKVVAAMQQTGVKRLIWISTLGIYDEVPGEFGKWNHQMLDGGYLQTYSAAAKVIEASDLDYTIIRPAWLSNKDEIDYETTQKGESFKGTEVARKSVAAFVTKLVQDPSQEIRHSVGLNKPNTDGDKPEWY, from the coding sequence ATGAGTAATGTATTGATTCTTGGGGCCGCTGGTAAAATCGCTCGTTTAGCGGAACAACAGCTTTTAGCAGAAACGGATGCGCAATTAACACTGTATTTACGGCGTCCTGAACGGCTCGGCAATGTTGCTGGCAATCGCGAAAAGGTGATCGATGGTGACACGACGAAGCCGGAACAATTAGTGGCGGCGATGCACGGACAAGATATTGTCTATGCTAATTTAGCTGGTGCTAATATTGAAGAGCAGGCGACTAAAGTTGTGGCGGCGATGCAACAGACTGGCGTTAAGCGACTGATCTGGATTTCTACATTGGGTATTTATGATGAAGTTCCCGGTGAATTTGGCAAATGGAATCATCAGATGTTAGATGGCGGTTATTTGCAAACGTATAGTGCAGCGGCTAAAGTGATCGAAGCTTCTGATCTAGATTACACAATTATTCGGCCAGCTTGGTTGTCCAACAAGGATGAGATCGACTATGAAACAACCCAAAAAGGCGAGTCCTTTAAAGGTACCGAAGTCGCACGTAAAAGTGTCGCGGCGTTTGTCACTAAATTAGTACAAGATCCTAGTCAAGAAATTCGGCATTCGGTTGGTTTAAATAAACCAAACACCGATGGTGATAAGCCTGAATGGTATTAA
- the cas2 gene encoding CRISPR-associated endonuclease Cas2, which translates to MRLMIMFDLPMETSEQRKNYRKFRKALINEGFLMIQYSIYVRVCVSKQSATFMERRITDITPADGLVQSMMVTEKQYNAMHFLAGEFKRDVRNTADRTIVL; encoded by the coding sequence ATGCGATTAATGATCATGTTTGATTTACCAATGGAGACTAGTGAACAACGTAAAAATTACCGGAAATTTCGTAAAGCATTGATCAATGAAGGCTTTTTAATGATCCAGTATTCAATTTATGTACGCGTTTGCGTCAGTAAACAATCGGCAACTTTTATGGAGCGACGAATTACCGATATTACGCCGGCAGATGGATTAGTCCAAAGTATGATGGTGACTGAAAAACAATATAACGCAATGCATTTTCTAGCTGGTGAGTTTAAACGGGATGTGCGTAATACAGCTGACAGGACGATTGTACTATGA
- the msrA gene encoding peptide-methionine (S)-S-oxide reductase MsrA: protein MTPVQEAQLNDIYNLILNPATRDWERAQLVKLKKAVAAGATFNTELARLEASLRPLAVRDNLTPDMTDFYHKITGEPELAAKFDLSRHYAADQPYEARAIFAGGCFWCMVEPFDARPGIIAVISGYTGGHTENPSYDQVIGQYTGHVEAVEIIFDQRIVKYADLVNLFWQLIDPTDDQGQMNDRGSHYRPVIFVRDQQQQAIAMASKQALAASGKYKKPIVTAIEQAQKFWPAENFHQEFYKKNQQRYKRLERTRQQYLAVQHLRSKLQLGWQRFKRK, encoded by the coding sequence ATGACACCGGTGCAGGAAGCACAACTTAATGACATTTACAATTTGATCCTCAACCCAGCAACTCGTGACTGGGAGCGAGCGCAACTAGTTAAGCTGAAAAAAGCCGTTGCTGCAGGTGCTACTTTTAATACGGAGTTGGCACGGTTGGAAGCTAGCTTACGACCTTTGGCGGTACGCGATAATCTGACTCCCGATATGACTGATTTTTATCACAAAATTACCGGTGAGCCTGAATTGGCCGCCAAATTTGATCTTTCCCGCCACTATGCGGCCGACCAGCCGTATGAAGCGCGGGCAATTTTCGCCGGTGGTTGTTTTTGGTGTATGGTTGAGCCGTTTGATGCGCGACCAGGGATCATCGCGGTGATTTCGGGCTATACTGGCGGTCACACCGAAAATCCCAGCTACGATCAGGTGATTGGTCAATATACCGGCCATGTTGAGGCGGTGGAAATTATTTTTGATCAGCGCATTGTAAAGTACGCCGATCTAGTCAATTTATTTTGGCAGCTGATCGACCCCACTGATGATCAGGGACAAATGAATGATCGCGGCAGTCATTATCGGCCGGTGATTTTCGTGCGTGATCAACAGCAGCAAGCAATTGCCATGGCCTCGAAGCAAGCGCTAGCGGCGTCAGGCAAATATAAAAAGCCAATTGTTACGGCCATCGAGCAGGCGCAAAAGTTTTGGCCAGCGGAAAACTTTCATCAGGAATTCTATAAAAAGAATCAGCAGCGCTATAAACGGTTGGAACGTACACGGCAACAGTATTTAGCGGTACAACATTTACGTAGTAAACTGCAGTTGGGCTGGCAACGATTTAAACGTAAATAA
- a CDS encoding ABC transporter permease, which translates to MRKLWIITTETYLRQIKSWSFVALVLAPFVMLGLSLGIGYFSSTAGEDSDRIAVIADQPVRQQFIHQHKADVKTSVTTVAAAKKAVRAETITGYLILKSGPQQVTATYHGGQSLATDLKNKVDTFLMQQQQRLNLSNANLSTAQLQALQQEPRLKQIVHKKTGSAKLVRLISFWIMVFMVYMILITYSSITASEIASEKGTKIMEIIFSSTTASKYFLGKIFGVLLVILTHLLIYMVGGWASFLIASRLSITKAIVADNQVLIGKVLHNLLSINLLFLFLGVILYTILSAFSGALVAKAEDASKAAQPAIYLSMIAFFATIPFQNNADALTVKILSYVPFFSSYFMPLRIIDDNANVWVIGGSLLLLLASILLLLRYVGGIYEGLMLQTDDTSFWQRFRRGVKYQ; encoded by the coding sequence ATGCGTAAATTATGGATCATTACCACTGAAACTTATCTGCGCCAAATTAAGTCGTGGAGCTTTGTCGCTTTGGTGCTGGCGCCATTTGTCATGCTTGGCCTCTCCTTAGGCATCGGCTATTTCAGTAGCACTGCCGGCGAAGATAGTGACCGGATCGCCGTGATCGCTGACCAACCAGTGCGCCAACAATTTATTCATCAACATAAAGCGGACGTCAAAACCAGTGTGACTACGGTTGCGGCAGCTAAAAAAGCTGTGCGCGCCGAAACGATTACTGGCTATTTAATTTTAAAAAGTGGACCGCAACAGGTGACCGCTACTTATCACGGTGGTCAGTCATTAGCCACTGACTTAAAGAATAAAGTGGACACATTCTTAATGCAACAGCAGCAACGGCTGAATTTAAGCAATGCCAACTTAAGTACCGCACAACTACAGGCACTACAACAAGAACCGCGATTAAAACAAATCGTGCATAAAAAAACTGGCAGTGCCAAGCTAGTGCGTCTGATCTCATTTTGGATCATGGTCTTTATGGTTTATATGATCCTGATCACCTATTCTTCAATCACGGCATCAGAAATTGCCTCCGAAAAAGGCACCAAGATCATGGAAATTATCTTTTCCAGTACCACGGCCAGCAAATATTTTCTGGGTAAAATTTTTGGTGTGTTGCTGGTGATCTTGACTCATTTACTGATCTATATGGTCGGCGGTTGGGCTAGTTTCTTGATTGCTAGCCGATTATCGATCACTAAAGCAATCGTAGCAGATAATCAGGTGTTGATCGGTAAAGTGCTACATAATCTGTTGAGTATTAATTTATTATTCCTTTTCCTAGGTGTGATCTTATACACGATATTGTCGGCTTTCAGCGGTGCGCTGGTTGCCAAAGCCGAGGACGCTTCAAAAGCCGCACAACCAGCGATCTATCTCAGCATGATCGCCTTTTTCGCGACAATTCCGTTCCAAAATAACGCCGACGCGCTGACAGTTAAAATCCTGTCGTACGTTCCATTCTTCTCTTCATACTTCATGCCACTACGCATCATCGATGATAACGCTAATGTCTGGGTGATCGGTGGCTCGTTGCTACTTTTGCTAGCCAGCATCTTATTGCTGCTGCGGTATGTCGGTGGAATTTACGAAGGCTTGATGCTACAAACGGACGACACCAGCTTCTGGCAACGATTCCGACGCGGGGTAAAATATCAATGA
- the cas1 gene encoding type II CRISPR-associated endonuclease Cas1 yields MGWRTVMITQHAKVSYGSHQLIVQTIDGTSQIPISDIQVLLVGTMSAVITTAAINALIQAEAKIIFTGRDGQPVCEILGYYPSNRDASLITQQLNWQANVKEQLWTRIVHEKIAMQIQVCQLLQLETAALDVELLRLELGDVTNREAVVARKYFNLMFDNDFSRRDFSPINAALNYGYSILLSTIDREIVANGYLTQFGIHHHNEGNEFNLGSDLMEPFRPIIDCWVAQQRFNDFTPDIKFGLVDLLNLELMYNGERTILRHALTKYIAASLNYLSEQSHSIEIKVALLNEVSSHAINDHV; encoded by the coding sequence ATGGGCTGGCGTACAGTCATGATCACGCAACATGCTAAAGTTTCATATGGAAGCCATCAACTGATCGTACAAACGATTGACGGTACGAGTCAAATTCCAATTAGTGATATCCAAGTGTTGCTAGTTGGCACAATGAGTGCAGTTATTACCACGGCTGCGATCAATGCGTTGATCCAGGCAGAAGCTAAAATTATTTTTACTGGTCGCGATGGCCAACCGGTTTGTGAAATATTAGGCTATTATCCTAGTAATCGGGATGCGAGCTTGATTACGCAGCAACTAAATTGGCAAGCTAATGTTAAGGAACAGCTATGGACTAGAATAGTTCACGAGAAAATTGCAATGCAAATTCAAGTTTGTCAGTTATTACAGTTGGAAACAGCTGCCCTGGATGTGGAATTATTAAGGCTCGAATTAGGCGATGTAACCAATCGTGAAGCCGTGGTCGCGCGAAAATATTTTAATTTAATGTTTGATAATGACTTCTCACGACGTGATTTTAGTCCGATCAATGCGGCGTTAAATTATGGTTATTCCATTTTACTTTCAACGATTGATCGTGAAATCGTCGCTAATGGCTATTTGACCCAATTTGGAATTCATCACCACAATGAAGGTAATGAGTTCAATTTAGGGTCTGATTTAATGGAACCATTCCGGCCAATTATCGATTGTTGGGTTGCACAACAGCGATTCAATGACTTCACGCCAGACATAAAATTTGGTTTAGTTGATCTACTTAACCTCGAATTAATGTACAACGGTGAAAGAACGATTTTGCGGCACGCGTTAACTAAGTATATTGCAGCCAGTTTGAATTATTTAAGTGAACAAAGTCATTCGATTGAAATAAAGGTGGCGTTATTAAATGAGGTATCGAGTCATGCGATTAATGATCATGTTTGA
- a CDS encoding IS30 family transposase, translated as MQEQNTTVREKGHHLTSFERGRIATLHSQGYSNRAIARVIGVCHQTISNELRRGEIDQVKKVNGQRQYHREYSPEAAQAKYEANRMSCHRPLKLAGVADFIHYFTAHLHQDGWSPDAAVGRAKLEGLYQPEEMVSTKTLYHYIDAQLLEVRNLDLLEKNRRRTKHHHSPKHKRLAGRSIEERPKSIDQRQEFGHFELDTVVGKRNGQESVILTLIERQSRCQILRLIDGRDTDSVNYELAKICQEYGHIMKSVTADNGAEFAAAGTVLDGVADLYYAHPYRSSERGTNEAHNRMIRRDVPKGLSMDTLGPSDIQAVEAKLNNLPRRQSGYQTPKELFSAAAG; from the coding sequence ATGCAAGAACAGAATACCACAGTCCGAGAAAAAGGTCACCACCTAACTTCATTTGAGCGCGGCAGAATCGCCACGCTACACAGCCAAGGATACTCTAACCGCGCAATTGCTAGAGTTATCGGCGTTTGTCATCAAACAATCAGTAATGAACTACGCCGTGGTGAGATCGACCAAGTTAAAAAAGTGAACGGTCAACGGCAATATCACCGCGAATACTCGCCAGAAGCGGCACAGGCCAAATACGAAGCTAACCGAATGTCCTGTCATCGACCTTTGAAACTCGCTGGTGTCGCTGACTTTATCCACTACTTTACGGCCCATTTGCACCAAGACGGTTGGTCGCCTGATGCCGCGGTGGGCCGTGCTAAACTTGAAGGCTTATATCAACCTGAGGAGATGGTTTCGACCAAGACGTTATACCACTATATCGATGCGCAACTACTTGAAGTCCGTAATCTTGATCTGCTCGAAAAAAACCGGCGCCGCACCAAACACCACCATTCACCCAAGCATAAGCGTCTGGCCGGACGAAGTATCGAAGAGCGACCTAAAAGTATTGATCAGCGCCAAGAGTTCGGTCACTTTGAGTTGGATACCGTAGTCGGTAAACGTAACGGCCAAGAAAGTGTTATTCTAACGCTGATCGAGCGCCAATCTCGCTGTCAGATCCTGCGTTTGATTGATGGCCGTGACACCGATTCAGTCAACTACGAACTGGCTAAGATCTGCCAAGAATACGGGCACATCATGAAGTCCGTTACCGCTGACAACGGGGCAGAGTTCGCAGCGGCGGGGACGGTGCTTGACGGCGTTGCCGACCTTTATTATGCCCACCCTTACCGCTCTTCAGAACGAGGCACAAATGAGGCGCATAATCGAATGATCCGTCGTGATGTGCCTAAGGGCCTGTCCATGGATACTTTAGGCCCTAGTGATATCCAAGCAGTGGAAGCCAAGCTAAACAACTTACCACGCCGGCAGTCAGGTTACCAAACCCCAAAAGAGCTTTTCTCCGCTGCCGCTGGCTAA